In the Helicobacter typhlonius genome, one interval contains:
- a CDS encoding HDOD domain-containing protein yields MNELLLKTIDNLPPLPETIMKLQQYIDSSGSSVQVQGVVDIISKDPLLTGDLLRLANSPYYGFSREISTLNQVVSLLGINNVKNIAIANSLRDGFKIDVSPYGLDTKEFLGNCSREVDFISEWFAENDKKLSQILAPCAMLLRLGMMLYADTLIKNGKDKDFLAALKETNFSDISAVETEFYGLDHLTFLGYLFNHWCFDEVLIQTTAYITMPHAASDEVKKNSYALAIVTRVFDPYNGGSEYNMEDAIALIKEAKSQGIDFDIDRFLEILPPNAKANVKR; encoded by the coding sequence ATGAATGAGCTTTTACTTAAGACGATTGATAATCTCCCCCCATTGCCAGAAACGATAATGAAACTGCAGCAGTATATCGACTCGTCTGGCTCTAGCGTGCAGGTGCAAGGCGTGGTAGATATCATTTCAAAAGACCCGCTTTTAACGGGAGATTTGCTTCGTTTAGCAAACTCGCCATATTATGGATTTTCGCGCGAGATTTCTACGCTCAATCAAGTGGTATCTTTACTCGGTATAAATAATGTAAAAAATATTGCCATTGCAAACTCATTGCGCGATGGTTTTAAGATTGATGTATCACCCTATGGCTTGGATACAAAGGAATTTTTGGGGAATTGCAGTAGGGAAGTTGATTTCATATCAGAATGGTTTGCTGAAAATGACAAGAAACTTTCGCAGATTCTAGCTCCTTGTGCTATGCTCCTACGCCTAGGTATGATGCTCTATGCAGATACACTTATCAAAAATGGCAAAGATAAAGATTTTTTAGCAGCACTCAAGGAAACTAACTTTAGCGATATAAGCGCAGTAGAGACAGAGTTTTACGGCTTGGATCATTTGACCTTTTTAGGATATTTGTTTAACCACTGGTGTTTTGATGAAGTCTTGATACAAACCACTGCCTATATCACTATGCCACACGCTGCTTCGGATGAGGTGAAGAAAAACTCCTATGCTTTGGCGATTGTGACGAGGGTTTTTGACCCATATAATGGTGGTAGTGAGTACAATATGGAAGATGCCATCGCACTCATTAAAGAAGCAAAATCACAAGGCATTGACTTTGATATAGATAGATTTTTGGAAATTTTACCACCTAATGCAAAGGCGAATGTAAAGCGCTAA